One Pleurocapsa sp. PCC 7327 DNA segment encodes these proteins:
- a CDS encoding response regulator transcription factor: MNTVLVVEDGLTDTEIVSRYLQQAGFFVVCVRSGEEAQQKLEQQKPDLILLDVILPGQSGFELCRELKTNPRTSQIPVVMCSTKNTNVDKMWGTMLGADAYLGKPVRQEELIGIVRQFTKN, translated from the coding sequence TTGAATACTGTTTTGGTCGTAGAAGATGGCTTGACTGATACAGAAATCGTTAGCCGATATTTGCAGCAAGCAGGCTTTTTTGTCGTCTGTGTCAGAAGCGGGGAAGAGGCACAGCAGAAACTCGAACAACAAAAACCCGATTTGATTCTTTTGGATGTTATATTGCCCGGTCAAAGTGGATTTGAACTGTGTAGAGAACTCAAAACTAATCCCCGCACTAGTCAAATTCCCGTTGTCATGTGCTCGACTAAAAACACGAATGTGGACAAAATGTGGGGCACCATGTTAGGCGCAGATGCTTACCTGGGCAAACCCGTGCGACAAGAGGAGTTGATCGGAATCGTGCGTCAATTTACCAAAAATTAA